A window of Primulina huaijiensis isolate GDHJ02 chromosome 9, ASM1229523v2, whole genome shotgun sequence contains these coding sequences:
- the LOC140984370 gene encoding auxin response factor 6 isoform X2 — protein sequence MKLSAVGLNQQSPDAGDKNCLNSELWHACAGPLVSLAAIGSHVVYFPQGHSEQVAVSTNKEVDAQIPNYPSLPPQLICQLHNVTMHADLETDEVYAQMTLQPLSTQEQKEISFLPADLGTPSKQPTNYFCKTLTASDTSTHGGFSVPRRAAEKVFPPLDFSLQPPAQELIARDLHNNEWKFRHIFRGQPKRHLLTTGWSVFVSAKRLIAGDSVLFIWNEKNELLLGIRRANRPQTVMPSSVLSSDSMHLGILAAAAHAAATNSRFTIFYNPRASPSEFVIPLAKYVKAVYHTRVSVGMRFRMLFETEESSVRRYMGTITGIGDLDPARWPNSHWRSVKVGWDESTAGERQPRVSLWEIEPLTTFPMYPSPFSLRLKRPWPPGLPSFSGMKLDEMGLNSNLMWLRGEVGDRGVHSINFQGMGVSPWMQQRLDTSMLGIQNDVYQAMAAAALQEMRAVDPSRQPILSPSLQFQQPLAIASNRPGTLVQPQMLQQSQPPAPFFQSLQGSHSQAPQSHANLQQHLHHQNSFNNIHVQHQHRTPLPQPQQMVDHQQVTNVAPILSQLSANCQVQSPTLQSMSSMRQNYSDSNIKQVASDINSPLHNLFGSVTQGEASNFLNMHRSNNLLSSNGWPTKRVALDPLLSGSVSPGASQQTDNLGPSYQNVSQSPVSLPPFPGRECLIEQEGCTDPQNHFLFGVNIDSSLLIQNGMSNLRGVGSDSDNATMAYASSSYISSSGADYSLNPTVTSSQCINESGFLGSSDIVAHANAPDRAFVKVYKEGSFGRSLDISKFSNYHELRGELALMFGLEGQLEDPLRSGWQLVFVDRENDVLLLGDDPWQEFVDSVWCIKILSPQEVQEMGKRGVELLNSVPVQRSPLQNGTCDGYVGQQEARNMGSGIPSVGTLDF from the exons ATGAAGCTCTCCGCCGTTGGTCTAAACCAGCAATCTCCTGACG CAGGAGACAAGAACTGCTTAAATTCTGAACTTTGGCATGCCTGTGCGGGTCCTCTTGTTTCTTTAGCTGCTATTGGAAGCCATGTTGTGTATTTTCCTCAGGGTCACAGTGAACAG GTTGCTGTGTCTACCAACAAGGAAGTTGATGCACAGATACCTAATTACCCAAGCTTGCCTCCGCAACTCATTTGCCAGCTTCATAACGTGACGATGCAT GCTGATTTAGAGACAGACGAGGTTTACGCCCAAATGACCTTGCAACCCCTGAGCACA CAAGAACAGAAGGAGATTTCATTTCTGCCGGCGGATTTGGGAACCCCAAGTAAACAGCCAACAAATTACTTTTGCAAAACTTTGACTGCCAGTGACACCAGTACTCATGGTGGATTTTCGGTTCCTCGCCGTGCGGCAGAAAAAGTATTTCCGCCACTG GACTTTTCCCTGCAACCTCCTGCTCAAGAATTGATCGCAAGGGATCTGCATAATAATGAGTGGAAGTTCAGACATATTTTTCGAG GACAGCCAAAGAGGCATCTTCTCACAACAGGATGGAGTGTTTTTGTGAGCGCAAAAAGACTGATTGCTGGTGATTCCGTTCTTTTTATATG GAATGAGAAGAATGAACTGCTTCTTGGTATAAGGCGTGCTAATCGACCACAAACTGTGATGCCTTCATCCGTTTTATCGAGTGATAGTATGCATCTCGGCATTCTTGCTGCTGCTGCTCATGCAGCTGCAACCAATAGCCGTTTCACCATATTTTATAATCCCAG agCTAGTCCATCCGAATTCGTCATACCTCTGGCAAAATATGTAAAAGCAGTTTATCACACTCGAGTGTCTGTCGGTATGCGTTTTCGGATGCTGTTTGAAACAGAAGAATCTAGTGTTCGACG TTACATGGGCACAATAACCGGAATAGGTGATTTAGATCCCGCCAGGTGGCCAAATTCACACTGGCGTTCAGTTAAG GTTGGCTGGGACGAATCTACTGCTGGGGAGAGGCAGCCAAGAGTGTCTCTGTGGGAAATTGAGCCTTTAACAACATTCCCCATGTATCCATCACCATTTTCTCTGAGACTGAAGCGACCATGGCCACCAGGGCTCCCCTCTTTCAGCG GGATGAAACTTGATGAAATGGGATTAAACTCTAACCTTATGTGGCTCCGAGGAGAAGTTGGGGACAGAGGAGTGCACTCTATCAACTTTCAAGGAATGGGGGTCTCACCATGGATGCAACAGAGGCTGGATACTTCAATGCTTGGTATACAAAATGATGTATACCAAGCTATGGCTGCTGCTGCTCTTCAAGAGATGAGGGCTGTAGATCCTTCGAGACAGCCGATCCTATCTCCAAGTTTGCAATTCCAGCAACCCCTTGCTATTGCCAGCAACAGGCCTGGCACTTTGGTCCAACCTCAGATGTTACAGCAGTCTCAGCCCCCGGCTCCATTTTTCCAGAGTCTGCAAGGAAGCCATTCACAGGCACCGCAATCTCATGCTAATCTTCAGCAACATTTGCACCATCAGAACTCATTCAATAATATACATGTCCAGCATCAGCACCGGACTCCGCTACCGCAACCACAGCAAATGGTGGATCATCAACAGGTTACGAATGTCGCACCTATCCTATCTCAACTGTCTGCAAACTGTCAAGTCCAGTCTCCAACACTACAATCCATGTCTTCCATGCGGCAGAACTATTCTGACTCAAATATCAAACAAGTTGCTAGTGATATTAACTCTCCTTTACATAATTTATTCGGTTCAGTCACCCAGGGTGAGGCTTCGAACTTTCTCAATATGCATAGATCCAACAACTTATTATCTTCCAACGGCTGGCCAACAAAACGGGTCGCTCTTGATCCTCTTCTTTCTGGAAGTGTGTCACCAGGTGCTTCACAGCAAACCGATAATTTGGGACCATCATACCAAAATGTATCCCAAAGTCCCGTTTCTTTGCCTCCATTTCCTGGTAGGGAGTGTCTCATAGAGCAAGAAGGTTGCACTGATCCGCAAAACCACTTTCTGTTTGGGGTCAATATAGACTCCTCCCTTCTTATTCAAAATGGGATGTCAAATCTTCGAGGAGTTGGAAGTGATAGTGATAACGCAACAATGGCATATGCTTCTTCCAGCTACATCAGTAGCTCTGGTGCAGATTATTCACTGAACCCGACTGTGACTTCAAGCCAATGCATCAATGAGTCAGGTTTCTTAGGGTCGTCCGATATTGTGGCTCATGCTAACGCACCCGACAGAGCCTTTGTTAAG GTTTACAAGGAAGGGTCGTTTGGAAGGTCACTTGACATAAGCAAATTTAGCAACTATCACGAGCTGCGTGGTGAACTTGCACTGATGTTTGGCCTTGAAGGCCAACTTGAGGACCCATTGAGATCAGGCTGGCAGCTTGTATTTGTGGACCGAGAGAATGATGTTCTTCTCCTAGGCGATGACCCCTGGCA GGAATTTGTTGACAGTGTATGGTGTATCAAGATTCTGTCGCCTCAAGAAGTACAGGAGATGGGAAAACGAGGGGTTGAGCTCCTGAATTCGGTCCCCGTTCAGAGGTCGCCCCTTCAGAATGGCACTTGCGATGGTTATGTTGGACAGCAGGAAGCCAGAAATATGGGTTCTGGAATACCATCTGTTGGCACCCTTGATTTTTaa
- the LOC140984370 gene encoding auxin response factor 6 isoform X1, which yields MKLSAVGLNQQSPDAGDKNCLNSELWHACAGPLVSLAAIGSHVVYFPQGHSEQVAVSTNKEVDAQIPNYPSLPPQLICQLHNVTMHADLETDEVYAQMTLQPLSTVCSLNPHQLFLPVFCLNFFLGYFVSLLPYLQQEQKEISFLPADLGTPSKQPTNYFCKTLTASDTSTHGGFSVPRRAAEKVFPPLDFSLQPPAQELIARDLHNNEWKFRHIFRGQPKRHLLTTGWSVFVSAKRLIAGDSVLFIWNEKNELLLGIRRANRPQTVMPSSVLSSDSMHLGILAAAAHAAATNSRFTIFYNPRASPSEFVIPLAKYVKAVYHTRVSVGMRFRMLFETEESSVRRYMGTITGIGDLDPARWPNSHWRSVKVGWDESTAGERQPRVSLWEIEPLTTFPMYPSPFSLRLKRPWPPGLPSFSGMKLDEMGLNSNLMWLRGEVGDRGVHSINFQGMGVSPWMQQRLDTSMLGIQNDVYQAMAAAALQEMRAVDPSRQPILSPSLQFQQPLAIASNRPGTLVQPQMLQQSQPPAPFFQSLQGSHSQAPQSHANLQQHLHHQNSFNNIHVQHQHRTPLPQPQQMVDHQQVTNVAPILSQLSANCQVQSPTLQSMSSMRQNYSDSNIKQVASDINSPLHNLFGSVTQGEASNFLNMHRSNNLLSSNGWPTKRVALDPLLSGSVSPGASQQTDNLGPSYQNVSQSPVSLPPFPGRECLIEQEGCTDPQNHFLFGVNIDSSLLIQNGMSNLRGVGSDSDNATMAYASSSYISSSGADYSLNPTVTSSQCINESGFLGSSDIVAHANAPDRAFVKVYKEGSFGRSLDISKFSNYHELRGELALMFGLEGQLEDPLRSGWQLVFVDRENDVLLLGDDPWQEFVDSVWCIKILSPQEVQEMGKRGVELLNSVPVQRSPLQNGTCDGYVGQQEARNMGSGIPSVGTLDF from the exons ATGAAGCTCTCCGCCGTTGGTCTAAACCAGCAATCTCCTGACG CAGGAGACAAGAACTGCTTAAATTCTGAACTTTGGCATGCCTGTGCGGGTCCTCTTGTTTCTTTAGCTGCTATTGGAAGCCATGTTGTGTATTTTCCTCAGGGTCACAGTGAACAG GTTGCTGTGTCTACCAACAAGGAAGTTGATGCACAGATACCTAATTACCCAAGCTTGCCTCCGCAACTCATTTGCCAGCTTCATAACGTGACGATGCAT GCTGATTTAGAGACAGACGAGGTTTACGCCCAAATGACCTTGCAACCCCTGAGCACAGTATGTTCACTAAATCCTCATCAACTTTTTCTTCCTGTTTTCTGTCTCAATTTTTTTCTGggttattttgtttctttgtTACCGTATTTGCAGCAAGAACAGAAGGAGATTTCATTTCTGCCGGCGGATTTGGGAACCCCAAGTAAACAGCCAACAAATTACTTTTGCAAAACTTTGACTGCCAGTGACACCAGTACTCATGGTGGATTTTCGGTTCCTCGCCGTGCGGCAGAAAAAGTATTTCCGCCACTG GACTTTTCCCTGCAACCTCCTGCTCAAGAATTGATCGCAAGGGATCTGCATAATAATGAGTGGAAGTTCAGACATATTTTTCGAG GACAGCCAAAGAGGCATCTTCTCACAACAGGATGGAGTGTTTTTGTGAGCGCAAAAAGACTGATTGCTGGTGATTCCGTTCTTTTTATATG GAATGAGAAGAATGAACTGCTTCTTGGTATAAGGCGTGCTAATCGACCACAAACTGTGATGCCTTCATCCGTTTTATCGAGTGATAGTATGCATCTCGGCATTCTTGCTGCTGCTGCTCATGCAGCTGCAACCAATAGCCGTTTCACCATATTTTATAATCCCAG agCTAGTCCATCCGAATTCGTCATACCTCTGGCAAAATATGTAAAAGCAGTTTATCACACTCGAGTGTCTGTCGGTATGCGTTTTCGGATGCTGTTTGAAACAGAAGAATCTAGTGTTCGACG TTACATGGGCACAATAACCGGAATAGGTGATTTAGATCCCGCCAGGTGGCCAAATTCACACTGGCGTTCAGTTAAG GTTGGCTGGGACGAATCTACTGCTGGGGAGAGGCAGCCAAGAGTGTCTCTGTGGGAAATTGAGCCTTTAACAACATTCCCCATGTATCCATCACCATTTTCTCTGAGACTGAAGCGACCATGGCCACCAGGGCTCCCCTCTTTCAGCG GGATGAAACTTGATGAAATGGGATTAAACTCTAACCTTATGTGGCTCCGAGGAGAAGTTGGGGACAGAGGAGTGCACTCTATCAACTTTCAAGGAATGGGGGTCTCACCATGGATGCAACAGAGGCTGGATACTTCAATGCTTGGTATACAAAATGATGTATACCAAGCTATGGCTGCTGCTGCTCTTCAAGAGATGAGGGCTGTAGATCCTTCGAGACAGCCGATCCTATCTCCAAGTTTGCAATTCCAGCAACCCCTTGCTATTGCCAGCAACAGGCCTGGCACTTTGGTCCAACCTCAGATGTTACAGCAGTCTCAGCCCCCGGCTCCATTTTTCCAGAGTCTGCAAGGAAGCCATTCACAGGCACCGCAATCTCATGCTAATCTTCAGCAACATTTGCACCATCAGAACTCATTCAATAATATACATGTCCAGCATCAGCACCGGACTCCGCTACCGCAACCACAGCAAATGGTGGATCATCAACAGGTTACGAATGTCGCACCTATCCTATCTCAACTGTCTGCAAACTGTCAAGTCCAGTCTCCAACACTACAATCCATGTCTTCCATGCGGCAGAACTATTCTGACTCAAATATCAAACAAGTTGCTAGTGATATTAACTCTCCTTTACATAATTTATTCGGTTCAGTCACCCAGGGTGAGGCTTCGAACTTTCTCAATATGCATAGATCCAACAACTTATTATCTTCCAACGGCTGGCCAACAAAACGGGTCGCTCTTGATCCTCTTCTTTCTGGAAGTGTGTCACCAGGTGCTTCACAGCAAACCGATAATTTGGGACCATCATACCAAAATGTATCCCAAAGTCCCGTTTCTTTGCCTCCATTTCCTGGTAGGGAGTGTCTCATAGAGCAAGAAGGTTGCACTGATCCGCAAAACCACTTTCTGTTTGGGGTCAATATAGACTCCTCCCTTCTTATTCAAAATGGGATGTCAAATCTTCGAGGAGTTGGAAGTGATAGTGATAACGCAACAATGGCATATGCTTCTTCCAGCTACATCAGTAGCTCTGGTGCAGATTATTCACTGAACCCGACTGTGACTTCAAGCCAATGCATCAATGAGTCAGGTTTCTTAGGGTCGTCCGATATTGTGGCTCATGCTAACGCACCCGACAGAGCCTTTGTTAAG GTTTACAAGGAAGGGTCGTTTGGAAGGTCACTTGACATAAGCAAATTTAGCAACTATCACGAGCTGCGTGGTGAACTTGCACTGATGTTTGGCCTTGAAGGCCAACTTGAGGACCCATTGAGATCAGGCTGGCAGCTTGTATTTGTGGACCGAGAGAATGATGTTCTTCTCCTAGGCGATGACCCCTGGCA GGAATTTGTTGACAGTGTATGGTGTATCAAGATTCTGTCGCCTCAAGAAGTACAGGAGATGGGAAAACGAGGGGTTGAGCTCCTGAATTCGGTCCCCGTTCAGAGGTCGCCCCTTCAGAATGGCACTTGCGATGGTTATGTTGGACAGCAGGAAGCCAGAAATATGGGTTCTGGAATACCATCTGTTGGCACCCTTGATTTTTaa
- the LOC140984370 gene encoding auxin response factor 6 isoform X3: MKLSAVGLNQQSPDGDKNCLNSELWHACAGPLVSLAAIGSHVVYFPQGHSEQVAVSTNKEVDAQIPNYPSLPPQLICQLHNVTMHADLETDEVYAQMTLQPLSTQEQKEISFLPADLGTPSKQPTNYFCKTLTASDTSTHGGFSVPRRAAEKVFPPLDFSLQPPAQELIARDLHNNEWKFRHIFRGQPKRHLLTTGWSVFVSAKRLIAGDSVLFIWNEKNELLLGIRRANRPQTVMPSSVLSSDSMHLGILAAAAHAAATNSRFTIFYNPRASPSEFVIPLAKYVKAVYHTRVSVGMRFRMLFETEESSVRRYMGTITGIGDLDPARWPNSHWRSVKVGWDESTAGERQPRVSLWEIEPLTTFPMYPSPFSLRLKRPWPPGLPSFSGMKLDEMGLNSNLMWLRGEVGDRGVHSINFQGMGVSPWMQQRLDTSMLGIQNDVYQAMAAAALQEMRAVDPSRQPILSPSLQFQQPLAIASNRPGTLVQPQMLQQSQPPAPFFQSLQGSHSQAPQSHANLQQHLHHQNSFNNIHVQHQHRTPLPQPQQMVDHQQVTNVAPILSQLSANCQVQSPTLQSMSSMRQNYSDSNIKQVASDINSPLHNLFGSVTQGEASNFLNMHRSNNLLSSNGWPTKRVALDPLLSGSVSPGASQQTDNLGPSYQNVSQSPVSLPPFPGRECLIEQEGCTDPQNHFLFGVNIDSSLLIQNGMSNLRGVGSDSDNATMAYASSSYISSSGADYSLNPTVTSSQCINESGFLGSSDIVAHANAPDRAFVKVYKEGSFGRSLDISKFSNYHELRGELALMFGLEGQLEDPLRSGWQLVFVDRENDVLLLGDDPWQEFVDSVWCIKILSPQEVQEMGKRGVELLNSVPVQRSPLQNGTCDGYVGQQEARNMGSGIPSVGTLDF, from the exons ATGAAGCTCTCCGCCGTTGGTCTAAACCAGCAATCTCCTGACG GAGACAAGAACTGCTTAAATTCTGAACTTTGGCATGCCTGTGCGGGTCCTCTTGTTTCTTTAGCTGCTATTGGAAGCCATGTTGTGTATTTTCCTCAGGGTCACAGTGAACAG GTTGCTGTGTCTACCAACAAGGAAGTTGATGCACAGATACCTAATTACCCAAGCTTGCCTCCGCAACTCATTTGCCAGCTTCATAACGTGACGATGCAT GCTGATTTAGAGACAGACGAGGTTTACGCCCAAATGACCTTGCAACCCCTGAGCACA CAAGAACAGAAGGAGATTTCATTTCTGCCGGCGGATTTGGGAACCCCAAGTAAACAGCCAACAAATTACTTTTGCAAAACTTTGACTGCCAGTGACACCAGTACTCATGGTGGATTTTCGGTTCCTCGCCGTGCGGCAGAAAAAGTATTTCCGCCACTG GACTTTTCCCTGCAACCTCCTGCTCAAGAATTGATCGCAAGGGATCTGCATAATAATGAGTGGAAGTTCAGACATATTTTTCGAG GACAGCCAAAGAGGCATCTTCTCACAACAGGATGGAGTGTTTTTGTGAGCGCAAAAAGACTGATTGCTGGTGATTCCGTTCTTTTTATATG GAATGAGAAGAATGAACTGCTTCTTGGTATAAGGCGTGCTAATCGACCACAAACTGTGATGCCTTCATCCGTTTTATCGAGTGATAGTATGCATCTCGGCATTCTTGCTGCTGCTGCTCATGCAGCTGCAACCAATAGCCGTTTCACCATATTTTATAATCCCAG agCTAGTCCATCCGAATTCGTCATACCTCTGGCAAAATATGTAAAAGCAGTTTATCACACTCGAGTGTCTGTCGGTATGCGTTTTCGGATGCTGTTTGAAACAGAAGAATCTAGTGTTCGACG TTACATGGGCACAATAACCGGAATAGGTGATTTAGATCCCGCCAGGTGGCCAAATTCACACTGGCGTTCAGTTAAG GTTGGCTGGGACGAATCTACTGCTGGGGAGAGGCAGCCAAGAGTGTCTCTGTGGGAAATTGAGCCTTTAACAACATTCCCCATGTATCCATCACCATTTTCTCTGAGACTGAAGCGACCATGGCCACCAGGGCTCCCCTCTTTCAGCG GGATGAAACTTGATGAAATGGGATTAAACTCTAACCTTATGTGGCTCCGAGGAGAAGTTGGGGACAGAGGAGTGCACTCTATCAACTTTCAAGGAATGGGGGTCTCACCATGGATGCAACAGAGGCTGGATACTTCAATGCTTGGTATACAAAATGATGTATACCAAGCTATGGCTGCTGCTGCTCTTCAAGAGATGAGGGCTGTAGATCCTTCGAGACAGCCGATCCTATCTCCAAGTTTGCAATTCCAGCAACCCCTTGCTATTGCCAGCAACAGGCCTGGCACTTTGGTCCAACCTCAGATGTTACAGCAGTCTCAGCCCCCGGCTCCATTTTTCCAGAGTCTGCAAGGAAGCCATTCACAGGCACCGCAATCTCATGCTAATCTTCAGCAACATTTGCACCATCAGAACTCATTCAATAATATACATGTCCAGCATCAGCACCGGACTCCGCTACCGCAACCACAGCAAATGGTGGATCATCAACAGGTTACGAATGTCGCACCTATCCTATCTCAACTGTCTGCAAACTGTCAAGTCCAGTCTCCAACACTACAATCCATGTCTTCCATGCGGCAGAACTATTCTGACTCAAATATCAAACAAGTTGCTAGTGATATTAACTCTCCTTTACATAATTTATTCGGTTCAGTCACCCAGGGTGAGGCTTCGAACTTTCTCAATATGCATAGATCCAACAACTTATTATCTTCCAACGGCTGGCCAACAAAACGGGTCGCTCTTGATCCTCTTCTTTCTGGAAGTGTGTCACCAGGTGCTTCACAGCAAACCGATAATTTGGGACCATCATACCAAAATGTATCCCAAAGTCCCGTTTCTTTGCCTCCATTTCCTGGTAGGGAGTGTCTCATAGAGCAAGAAGGTTGCACTGATCCGCAAAACCACTTTCTGTTTGGGGTCAATATAGACTCCTCCCTTCTTATTCAAAATGGGATGTCAAATCTTCGAGGAGTTGGAAGTGATAGTGATAACGCAACAATGGCATATGCTTCTTCCAGCTACATCAGTAGCTCTGGTGCAGATTATTCACTGAACCCGACTGTGACTTCAAGCCAATGCATCAATGAGTCAGGTTTCTTAGGGTCGTCCGATATTGTGGCTCATGCTAACGCACCCGACAGAGCCTTTGTTAAG GTTTACAAGGAAGGGTCGTTTGGAAGGTCACTTGACATAAGCAAATTTAGCAACTATCACGAGCTGCGTGGTGAACTTGCACTGATGTTTGGCCTTGAAGGCCAACTTGAGGACCCATTGAGATCAGGCTGGCAGCTTGTATTTGTGGACCGAGAGAATGATGTTCTTCTCCTAGGCGATGACCCCTGGCA GGAATTTGTTGACAGTGTATGGTGTATCAAGATTCTGTCGCCTCAAGAAGTACAGGAGATGGGAAAACGAGGGGTTGAGCTCCTGAATTCGGTCCCCGTTCAGAGGTCGCCCCTTCAGAATGGCACTTGCGATGGTTATGTTGGACAGCAGGAAGCCAGAAATATGGGTTCTGGAATACCATCTGTTGGCACCCTTGATTTTTaa
- the LOC140984370 gene encoding auxin response factor 6 isoform X4, producing the protein MSGSSDIFFEPKRHLLTTGWSVFVSAKRLIAGDSVLFIWNEKNELLLGIRRANRPQTVMPSSVLSSDSMHLGILAAAAHAAATNSRFTIFYNPRASPSEFVIPLAKYVKAVYHTRVSVGMRFRMLFETEESSVRRYMGTITGIGDLDPARWPNSHWRSVKVGWDESTAGERQPRVSLWEIEPLTTFPMYPSPFSLRLKRPWPPGLPSFSGMKLDEMGLNSNLMWLRGEVGDRGVHSINFQGMGVSPWMQQRLDTSMLGIQNDVYQAMAAAALQEMRAVDPSRQPILSPSLQFQQPLAIASNRPGTLVQPQMLQQSQPPAPFFQSLQGSHSQAPQSHANLQQHLHHQNSFNNIHVQHQHRTPLPQPQQMVDHQQVTNVAPILSQLSANCQVQSPTLQSMSSMRQNYSDSNIKQVASDINSPLHNLFGSVTQGEASNFLNMHRSNNLLSSNGWPTKRVALDPLLSGSVSPGASQQTDNLGPSYQNVSQSPVSLPPFPGRECLIEQEGCTDPQNHFLFGVNIDSSLLIQNGMSNLRGVGSDSDNATMAYASSSYISSSGADYSLNPTVTSSQCINESGFLGSSDIVAHANAPDRAFVKVYKEGSFGRSLDISKFSNYHELRGELALMFGLEGQLEDPLRSGWQLVFVDRENDVLLLGDDPWQEFVDSVWCIKILSPQEVQEMGKRGVELLNSVPVQRSPLQNGTCDGYVGQQEARNMGSGIPSVGTLDF; encoded by the exons ATGAGTGGAAGTTCAGACATATTTTTCGAG CCAAAGAGGCATCTTCTCACAACAGGATGGAGTGTTTTTGTGAGCGCAAAAAGACTGATTGCTGGTGATTCCGTTCTTTTTATATG GAATGAGAAGAATGAACTGCTTCTTGGTATAAGGCGTGCTAATCGACCACAAACTGTGATGCCTTCATCCGTTTTATCGAGTGATAGTATGCATCTCGGCATTCTTGCTGCTGCTGCTCATGCAGCTGCAACCAATAGCCGTTTCACCATATTTTATAATCCCAG agCTAGTCCATCCGAATTCGTCATACCTCTGGCAAAATATGTAAAAGCAGTTTATCACACTCGAGTGTCTGTCGGTATGCGTTTTCGGATGCTGTTTGAAACAGAAGAATCTAGTGTTCGACG TTACATGGGCACAATAACCGGAATAGGTGATTTAGATCCCGCCAGGTGGCCAAATTCACACTGGCGTTCAGTTAAG GTTGGCTGGGACGAATCTACTGCTGGGGAGAGGCAGCCAAGAGTGTCTCTGTGGGAAATTGAGCCTTTAACAACATTCCCCATGTATCCATCACCATTTTCTCTGAGACTGAAGCGACCATGGCCACCAGGGCTCCCCTCTTTCAGCG GGATGAAACTTGATGAAATGGGATTAAACTCTAACCTTATGTGGCTCCGAGGAGAAGTTGGGGACAGAGGAGTGCACTCTATCAACTTTCAAGGAATGGGGGTCTCACCATGGATGCAACAGAGGCTGGATACTTCAATGCTTGGTATACAAAATGATGTATACCAAGCTATGGCTGCTGCTGCTCTTCAAGAGATGAGGGCTGTAGATCCTTCGAGACAGCCGATCCTATCTCCAAGTTTGCAATTCCAGCAACCCCTTGCTATTGCCAGCAACAGGCCTGGCACTTTGGTCCAACCTCAGATGTTACAGCAGTCTCAGCCCCCGGCTCCATTTTTCCAGAGTCTGCAAGGAAGCCATTCACAGGCACCGCAATCTCATGCTAATCTTCAGCAACATTTGCACCATCAGAACTCATTCAATAATATACATGTCCAGCATCAGCACCGGACTCCGCTACCGCAACCACAGCAAATGGTGGATCATCAACAGGTTACGAATGTCGCACCTATCCTATCTCAACTGTCTGCAAACTGTCAAGTCCAGTCTCCAACACTACAATCCATGTCTTCCATGCGGCAGAACTATTCTGACTCAAATATCAAACAAGTTGCTAGTGATATTAACTCTCCTTTACATAATTTATTCGGTTCAGTCACCCAGGGTGAGGCTTCGAACTTTCTCAATATGCATAGATCCAACAACTTATTATCTTCCAACGGCTGGCCAACAAAACGGGTCGCTCTTGATCCTCTTCTTTCTGGAAGTGTGTCACCAGGTGCTTCACAGCAAACCGATAATTTGGGACCATCATACCAAAATGTATCCCAAAGTCCCGTTTCTTTGCCTCCATTTCCTGGTAGGGAGTGTCTCATAGAGCAAGAAGGTTGCACTGATCCGCAAAACCACTTTCTGTTTGGGGTCAATATAGACTCCTCCCTTCTTATTCAAAATGGGATGTCAAATCTTCGAGGAGTTGGAAGTGATAGTGATAACGCAACAATGGCATATGCTTCTTCCAGCTACATCAGTAGCTCTGGTGCAGATTATTCACTGAACCCGACTGTGACTTCAAGCCAATGCATCAATGAGTCAGGTTTCTTAGGGTCGTCCGATATTGTGGCTCATGCTAACGCACCCGACAGAGCCTTTGTTAAG GTTTACAAGGAAGGGTCGTTTGGAAGGTCACTTGACATAAGCAAATTTAGCAACTATCACGAGCTGCGTGGTGAACTTGCACTGATGTTTGGCCTTGAAGGCCAACTTGAGGACCCATTGAGATCAGGCTGGCAGCTTGTATTTGTGGACCGAGAGAATGATGTTCTTCTCCTAGGCGATGACCCCTGGCA GGAATTTGTTGACAGTGTATGGTGTATCAAGATTCTGTCGCCTCAAGAAGTACAGGAGATGGGAAAACGAGGGGTTGAGCTCCTGAATTCGGTCCCCGTTCAGAGGTCGCCCCTTCAGAATGGCACTTGCGATGGTTATGTTGGACAGCAGGAAGCCAGAAATATGGGTTCTGGAATACCATCTGTTGGCACCCTTGATTTTTaa